A single window of Archangium gephyra DNA harbors:
- a CDS encoding DUF2379 family protein has translation MRLASYPTNAEDLEDARQQMRNVLAVEVVP, from the coding sequence ATGCGACTCGCGAGCTATCCCACTAACGCGGAAGATCTCGAAGATGCACGTCAGCAGATGCGTAACGTCCTCGCCGTGGAGGTCGTGCCGTAA